The genomic DNA GTTTGGGCGCGACAATGAACGACTGCAACAATGCCGTGAACGGGTGAATGTGTTGCCGCTGGGTGCTGGCGCGTTGGCAGGAACGACCTTGCCTATCGATCGCCATCATGTGGCAAAGCTGCTCAAATTCCCGCGTGTGAGTGAGAACAGTCTCGATACTGTGGCTGACCGCGATTTTCTGATCGAGTTTCTTTCAGCCGGAGCTGTCCTCGGTATGCATCTCAGTCGCATGGCTGAAGAATTGGTACTGTGGGCAAGTAGCGAGTTTGGTTTTATCGAGTTGCCTGATGCATTTGCCACTGGCAGTTCGATGATGCCACAGAAGAAGAATCCTGATGTGGCGGAATTGATCCGTGGTAAAACTGGCCGTGTCTATGGCAATTTGGTCGCGTTACTGACGATCCTCAAAGGCCTGCCACTTTCCTACAATCGCGATCTGCAAGAAGACAAAGAACCGATGTTTGACACGGTTGATACGCTTAAAGGATCACTAGAAATTCTCGCTGCGATGTTGCCGCGGTTAGTGTTCCGTGAAGACCGTCTCCGTGAAGCGGCGTTAGGGGGATTCACGCTAGCGACAGATGTTGCAGACTATCTGGTAGAAAAGGGCCTCCCGTTTCGTCAAGCGCATGAAGTGGTCGGAGAGGTGGTGCGTTGGTGTCTGGATGCAAAGCAAGGGTTAGAAGAACTTTCGCTAGAGCAATGGAAGCGGTTTTCGCCATTGATTGAACGAGATATTTTGCCGCGTATGACACTTGAATCTGCCGTCGATCGACGGCGTTCGTATGGTGGTACTGCCCGCAGCAGTGTACAAAGACGGTTACGGATGATCGGTGTATGAGTTTTACGTTTTACGTTTTACGTTTTACGTTTCATGTGTTGCGTGTTGCGTTTCGCTTCCCTAGCCTTAGGGGTGTTTTTTCGCCCATTCGCCCATTCGCCCATTCGCCCATTCTTTTTTTCCTTGTTCCCTGTTCCCTGTTCCCTGTCACCTTCCTCACTGCGTGCGGCCACAAAACCCCGGTCCGCCCGCCAGAGTGGATCGTGCCGGAAGCAATTGGGGATTTGGCGCTCGACATCGACAACAACAAGAAAATTGTTGTCCTGAAGTGGGGTCGTCCGCAGGAATACGTCGATGGTAGTGAGATGGATGATCTGGGTGGCTTTGTAGTTTTACGAGCAACTGAGGGTGAGCGAGGTCAGGACAGTGGCTTCGCACAAGTTGCAACGATCACGGTGACCGACCGTGATCGCTTTCGCAAAGCCAAGCAATTTAGCTACACCGATACACAACTGACGGCGGGGGTGTTGTATCGATACCGCGTGCAAGCTGTGACGCTTGATGGATATGCGAGTGCTGCATCAAACACGGTCGAACTGGTGTGGAAAGATACTCCTCCTGCAACCGCAACGCCTACTCCGGCGCCGACCAAGCGCTAGTTGACGAAACGGATAAGGAAATGAAAAATGCAAAATGAAAAATGTAGAATGATGAAGGAAAAAGGAAAAACGAAGAAACCCTCGCTCTTCCCTAATTCTCCATTTTTAATTCTTCATTTTTAATTTTCCATTTTGCATTCTGAATTGGTGCTGATTATGAAGCTTCCTTTCACCAAAATGCACGGAATTAGTAATGACTATGTCTACGTCAACGCTTTTACGACGAAAGTGGCAGATGCGCCAACTGTTGCACAAAAAGTGAGTGATCGTCGCACCGGCATTGGCGGAGATGGGCTCATCCTGATTTGTCCATCCGACACTGCTCACGCGCGCATGGAGATGTACAATGCTGACGGTAGCCGCGGAAAAATGTGTGGCAATGGCATTCGTTGTGTCGGCAAATATGTCTATGACCACGGTTTAGCGCGAACGAATCCCTTAAAGATCGACACTGATACTGGCATGAAGACGCTGTTCCTCGAATTGACTGATGGGAAAGTGTCGCGGGTGACGGTTGATATGGGTGAACCGATTCTCGATGGTTCACAGATTCCGGTGGCTGCGAAAGGCCAAGTGATCGATCAACCGCTTGCAGTGGACGGCAAGTCCTACCAAGTGACCTGTGTGTCGATGGGCAATCCGCACTGCGTCACGTTTGTCGATGCCGTCGAGCCATTGGACTTAGAAAAGATCGGACCGAAATTTGAGCATCACGCCTTCTTTCCTGATCGCGTGAATACTGAGTTCATTCGGGTGGTGAGTCCGACTGAGTTAGACATGCGAGTATGGGAACGTGGGTCAGGAGAAACCTGGGCGTGTGGCACTGGCGCATGTGCTGCGGCTGTTGCGGCTGCACTGAATAGCAAAGCCAGCCGTCGTGTAACGATTCATCTCCGCGGTGGCGATCTCGAAATCGAATGGCGGGCCGAGGATAATCACGTCTACATGACTGGACCGGCAGAAGAAGTATTTGAGGGGACGATTGAGATTTAATACGTGCTGCGTGATACGTGTTGCGTGGAATCCTGGAAAAGAGACACGATGCGCATATTCACGCAACACGTTCCACGTTGAAATTGGAGGGAATTATGGGAACCGCACCGACGAACTTTGCTGGCTCTTTTGTTGCGCTTGTGACCCCGTTTAAGAACGGCAAAGTCGACGAGAAACGCCTCGGTGATCTTATCGAGTGGCACATCAAGAGCGGGACCCATGGAATTGTCCCGTGTGGCACAACTGGTGAGTCTGCGACATTATCGCATGAGGAACACACTCAAGTTGTGAAGTTCGTCGTCGGCGCTGTTAAGAAGCGCGTTCCTGTGGTCGCCGGGACCGGTTCGAACGCGACTGCCGAAGCGATTCGCTTAACGCGGGAAGCGCAAGAAGTCGGTGCCGATGGGGCGCTGATGATCTCACCGTATTACAACCGCCCAACTCAAGAAGGAATTTACCAACACTACAAAGCCGTCGCGCAAGCGGTGCCGGGCTTCCCGATTATTTTTTACAATATTCCTGGCCGCACAGGATCGAATATTGAACCGTCGACGATGGCTCGTATGGCGGAGATCAGCAATATCGTTGGTGTTAAAGAAGCCACTGGCTCAATCGATCAAGTGATCAACA from Deltaproteobacteria bacterium includes the following:
- the argH gene encoding argininosuccinate lyase produces the protein MTQAVKVKSKAWSGRFAEGANPLMEAFTSSLHFDKKLAPYDIRGSIAHCQMLVKQKILSRVEGDQIVKGLRAVEQELRSEKFVFLPSDEDIHMAIERRLTERVGPVGGKLHTARSRNDQVLLDVRLYLRDEIANIIELLSALQNQLARMAKRYRDLVIPGYTHLQRAQPVTLAHHLLAYYEMFGRDNERLQQCRERVNVLPLGAGALAGTTLPIDRHHVAKLLKFPRVSENSLDTVADRDFLIEFLSAGAVLGMHLSRMAEELVLWASSEFGFIELPDAFATGSSMMPQKKNPDVAELIRGKTGRVYGNLVALLTILKGLPLSYNRDLQEDKEPMFDTVDTLKGSLEILAAMLPRLVFREDRLREAALGGFTLATDVADYLVEKGLPFRQAHEVVGEVVRWCLDAKQGLEELSLEQWKRFSPLIERDILPRMTLESAVDRRRSYGGTARSSVQRRLRMIGV
- a CDS encoding diaminopimelate epimerase, whose amino-acid sequence is MKLPFTKMHGISNDYVYVNAFTTKVADAPTVAQKVSDRRTGIGGDGLILICPSDTAHARMEMYNADGSRGKMCGNGIRCVGKYVYDHGLARTNPLKIDTDTGMKTLFLELTDGKVSRVTVDMGEPILDGSQIPVAAKGQVIDQPLAVDGKSYQVTCVSMGNPHCVTFVDAVEPLDLEKIGPKFEHHAFFPDRVNTEFIRVVSPTELDMRVWERGSGETWACGTGACAAAVAAALNSKASRRVTIHLRGGDLEIEWRAEDNHVYMTGPAEEVFEGTIEI
- a CDS encoding 4-hydroxy-tetrahydrodipicolinate synthase, which produces MGTAPTNFAGSFVALVTPFKNGKVDEKRLGDLIEWHIKSGTHGIVPCGTTGESATLSHEEHTQVVKFVVGAVKKRVPVVAGTGSNATAEAIRLTREAQEVGADGALMISPYYNRPTQEGIYQHYKAVAQAVPGFPIIFYNIPGRTGSNIEPSTMARMAEISNIVGVKEATGSIDQVINIRLACGDNLAILSGEDTLTFSMMSLGGKGVISTVANVAPKEMAEVANAALAKQWDRAAQLQLQLTPLIRALFIETNPIPVKTALSLMGKCELELRLPLVPMAEGNFAKLKDTLKEYRLI